From the Xyrauchen texanus isolate HMW12.3.18 chromosome 49, RBS_HiC_50CHRs, whole genome shotgun sequence genome, one window contains:
- the LOC127640435 gene encoding proteasome subunit alpha type-4-like, whose translation MSRRYDSRTTIFSPEGRLYQVEYAMEAIGHAGTCLGILANDGVLLAAERRNIHKLLDEVFFSEKIYKLNEDMACSVAGITSDANVLTNELRLIAQRYLLQYQEPIPCEQLVTALCDIKQAYTQFGGKRPFGVSLLYMGWDKHYGFQLYQSDPSGNYGGWKATCIGNNSAAAVSMLKQDYKEGEMSLSAALALAVKVLNKTMDVSKLSAEKVEIATLTRENGKTRIKVLKQKEVEELIKKHEAEEAKAEKDKKEKDQKEKDK comes from the exons ATG TCTCGGAGATATGACTCTAGAACGACCATCTTCTCTCCAGAGG gaCGTCTGTATCAGGTAGAATATGCCATGGAGGCCATCGGTCATGCTGGCACCTGCTTGGGCATTCTGGCGAATGATGGCGTGTTGCTGGCAGCCGAGAGGAGAAACATCCACAAACTGCTGGATGAGGTTTTCTTCTCTGAGAAGATTTACAAACTCAATGA aGACATGGCATGCAGTGTAGCAGGAATTACCTCAGACGCCAACGTCCTCACGAACGAACTGAGACTTATTGCACAGAG GTATCTCCTGCAGTATCAGGAGCCCATCCCCTGCGAGCAGCTCGTTACTGCACTTTGTGACATCAAACAGGCTTACACACAGTTTGGAG gtAAGAGGCCCTTTGGTGTGTCTCTGCTTTATATGGGGTGGGACAAACATTACGGATTCCAGCTCTATCAGAGTGACCCCAGTGGAAACTACGGAGGCTGGAAAGCCACATGTATCGGCAACAACAGTGCA gcTGCCGTGTCAATGCTAAAACAGGACTATAAAGAGGGTGAGATGTCTCTATCAGCTGCCCTTGCTCTCGCAGTCAAAGTGCTGAACAAGACCATGGATGTCAGCAAGCTTTCAGCagagaaag TCGAGATCGCCACACTGACACGAGAGAACGGCAAGACCAGAATCAAAGTCCTCAAGCAGAAGGAAGTGGAAGAACTGATCAAGAAACATGAAGCGGAAGAGGCCAAAGCAGAGAAAGACAAGAAGGAGAAGGATCAGAaggaaaaagacaaataa